ATCAAAACTGCTGTGAATGAAAGGGAGAGTTGGCTAATATGTACTGACTACATGGACATATAGGAATGTGTGATCTGTTGGATTTTTACTATGGTCAAACATTTGGAAATAAACACAGTTAAAAGAATATGCTCTGGAACTCTCAAAGTGGGCACCATTCCTCAGTTCTGCTTTTGAAAGTTTCCCACACTTTCGTATTTTGAAATTTGGCCAAAATGTAATTTCCAGTTTTCATGTTATGAAATTATCTTGTACAGCATTTCCTTTGTTTAAACTGAAAGTATTCCAAGCCTTCATCTAATTAATGTAGTTGGAGCTGTAGAGAAATTTATACCTAATTATTTAGGTCAAAATCACtcctctacttaaaaaaaaaaaaaaagaagagtcttTTTTTATCTCTactaaaacaaaaaagacatatgtttaAGTTACATTCCATTATATTTATGAAATCCAGAATTTGTATTTCCAAGCAACTTATTTCAGTCACACACCTATTTTTCAAACTCTGCTACTGCCGAGTAGGTCCAACCAAAATGGTCAGGTATCCTATTGCCTCATATTTTAAAACGTTCAACAGGATATACAATTTACTCTCAGAATCCCAAGCCAAGGCATCCAAAACTTCTCCATCAACCCAGCCCCACAGTCTGGTCCAACTTGTGGTAAAACTTGTAACAAAAAAATATGAAGTGAAACTCACCATGGAGAATTCCACATTCCCTCCTAAGATCTCCTacattcctttttccctttccctATCTGTATCTGacaagaaacatttttatcataaaagcaTTTTACACAAAAGCAGCAATTACACTCTTTCAAACACAAAgagatttaaaggaaaaatttcacAGATGTTGGTCCAACATTGATTGATGAAATTTCTAGAGTCTTCAGCACTTTGCatacaacataaaataaatacagaagagaTTTCCAAAACTGGCTTTCTAATAAGCGAACTAGTGTCCATTTAAATCTGTCATTCACTCAACATTGCAGTGAGTGGCTACAATTTTTTAGTGTTTCATATAGAGCCAGCCTTCTTGGCACTCAGTTCCTCCTCTCAACAACAACATGAGGTATGTACTATTATTAAACCCATTatgcaaataaggaaactgaggcacacagctATTAAATCACTTGTCTATCTATGATCTAGTACCTGATTGGCTGATCTGGGATTCTAACCCCCAAACCTGAGTCTACTAGCGCTTAACTCTAGAAAATGTTACTTTATCTCTCAGAGATCAAAAGACTAACATAAACACCTATAGAAATAAATGCTGTCCTACTGAACACAAACTTCTGGAAAAAGTAGCCGACAGGGATGAAAATGATTCTGCTTAATTTTCGAGTCAACTCATATTCTCCTACATGTTTGTCATGTAGGGCCATTTTCATCTTTCTGCTGTCTGTTATTATATATAAGAGGCACTCAAAATTTTCACTGATATGTAGATAGAGTAGATAAACTGCAGGAAAGATACTATATAAGAAAAGATAATGATAACTGTAAGTACACTAATTTATTCAAGTCATAGGAGATAAGCAGTACATAAATTTAATATGAAAGAGGTTTCTTACTAGAAAAATCCCCCAAAGGTTTGAATAACAAGCAATTCTAATTCATCACATTACACACatgaaaatgaggaaggaaaccCGGTATAAGAAAGCAGAAGAACGTTTGCTTCATATGCGCTTCATGGACTGATCTATTGACCACCTCAATCAGAAGACACGGAGCTGAGTATCCTCTCAAAGGTGAGTTTCAAACTTTACTCTGCGTGGGCTTGCTTATAAAAGACAGAATatgtttaaggggaaaaaatgcttTTAGATTAATATTCTGCGAACCATAGACTGTGAGTATGAGGAACTGTATAATGTACAGCAATCTAACATGAATTATTACCTCTTACACGGGGTTTTGTTTTACTGCCATGTTAACAGTAATACCTGTGGATGGGGTAGAACCTGTTACATGAATTTCATAAGGGTGTGAAAGTAAGGGCCTGTCATTACACGTAACAAAAATGTATCACATGCCTTAAAAATTATAGTCAGAAACCACATGTGCCCTCTCAACCAATCTAGTGAATGTGATGACTAAATGTCAGGTGGTGAGATGGCACAAAACTAACATCTGGTTTGAAAAAGTAGCATTTCAAAGTCATGAAACGCTTCTTATTTTACTCTGTGTTGATTTATAAGAGCTGATGCTGGGAACCATGAACAGCACGGTGATGAAGGGCTTCAACGGGTCTGAACGGTGCCCGAGAGACACGCGGATAGCACAGCTGGTGTTCCCAGCCTCCTACACTGTCGTTTTCGTTACTGGCACAGTGCTGAACACTATGGCTCTGTGGGTGTTTGTTCAcatccccagctcctccacctTCATTGTCTACCTCAAAAACACTTTGGTGGCCGACTTGATAATGACACTCATGCTTCCATTTAAAATCCTCTCTGACGCACACCTCGGACCCTGGCAACTGAGAGCTTTCGTGTGTCGTTTCTCTGCCGTCATCTTTTATGAGACCATGTATGTGGGCATCATACTGCTGGGCCTCATAGCCTTTGACAGATTCCTCAAGATCATCAGGCCTTTTGGAAAATTCTTCGTACAAAAACCTGCTTTTGCAAAAATGGCCTCAGCCCTTGTCTGGCTCATTTTGTTCCTCTTATCTCTGCCAAATATGATCTTAAGCAACAAGGAAGCAACACCGTTGTCTGTGAGAAAGTGTGCCTCCCTGAAGGGGCCTCTGGGGCTGAAATGGCATCAAGCGGTGAATTACATATGCCAGGTCATTTTCTGGACTGTTTTCGTCCTAATGTTTCTGTTTTATATGGTGATTGCAAAAAAAGTATATAATTCTTATAGAAAGTCCAAAAGTAAAGacagcaaaaacaacaaaaagctggAAGGTAAAGTATTTGTTGTGGTGGCTGTCTTCTTCATGTGTTTTGCGCCATTTCATTTTGCCAGAATCCCATATACTCATAGTCAAACCAACAGTAAGACTGACTGTAGATTGCAAAATCAACTGTTTATAGCTAAAGAAACAACTCTGTTTTTGGCAGCAACTAACATTTGTATGGACCccttaatatatatattcttatgtaAAAAATTCACAGAAAGGTTACCATGTATGAGAGGGAGAAAGACCACAGAATCAACCCAAGAAAATCATACTAGTCAGACAGACAATATAACTCTAGGCTGATGAGTTACATGGTTAACTTTTGTTTATCAACAAAACTTCAAACGACATTTTATTTGGAAAGCAAAGTTgagcaatgagaaaaaaaagactaactaatgttttctcacattttattATCCTGGTATACAGAAaagattatataaattttatttctacataggTCTATTATTAGCAAAATGAAGTATCAGTAAGAGAATGTACAGAAAACAAACAGCCACTACTAATCTTTCTGAGAACATTCATTTACATTTGGAAAGGATTTATTGTGTATAAATGTATCATCCTAAAAACCTCCCCTCCAACACACTTTCTCAGATTCTTTTATACACATTATTCAAACAACACTACTGCTTTTGTATCCCACAAATGTCAGTACtcgataatttaaaaataaaaaagccttgGGAGTCCTCTAGTGAAAGCTGAAGCTAGGCACTGAAAGGAATGCTAGATATGAAGCATTTGGGGAACTGAAGCAGGTCAGAAAGCCCTCTGAAATTCTGGATGAAGGTGTTTCTCCTTATAATTACAAAGCACCTCAGCCATTATTCCGATACATGATAGGAAACACAAGCACCATTATTAAGCCATGTAAAATACTGCACTGTAGTattttgcttacattttaaatatttatgattcaAGGGAAAGAATACTGTATTATTGTTCTCTGAAATTTTCCCTCTGCCCAGCAAAAACTCTAATGATGGTTGAATATGCCACCTACTCAGCAAAGCCCTTCTGGGTCACAACCTCTTTTCTGTCTCACACCTCTGATTGAAAATAATTACTTCTCCCACTATTTGGATATGGCTTAGAGTCCTCATTACAGATTTCACTTTCCTGGTTAGCTGGGTTCTTGACTGCATCTCCCAAAGATGGTTAGGATTGTTGAAGGAAGACAACATGTTTTGAAGACAGAACACATTTTCTTGGTGTCTCCCACAATggattaaaaatgtttcaaatagaATATATCACCATTATGCCATTCTTGATACATATACAAATGGAACTGGTGATGCACAATCTGTAACATCCAGACTGGGAATTTTTCTAAGGCTtgtacttttatttctgtattttttcttgaattcctctGTGGTTCAAAAAATCTGAAAGATGGTTATCTGGAGTTGTGGATGCTGATTTATATCTTCTAGAGAAAATGCACAGAGGAAGAGTCATGCTCTGTAAATGTGTCTCTTGCTCCAACATGATCGTCGTAGGTGAAACATACCCCCCAGGGCACCAAAAGCTCCGAAACTTACCTACCTTCCTGGCCTCATCTCCTAACTGCTTTTCTATCTGTGGAACTCTCCACTGTTTTTAATTTGTAGCTGGTGCCATTGCACATGTAAATTTTCCTCTGACTCACCAAGAAATCTCTTACCCATCCATGACACCCTAAGTGGCCAGCACTGAATCCACGAAAATCATCCGGTCAACTTCCCACCACCATCTCAGACCTGATCATTCCCTCATCTGGATGTTGTTATACCTCAATTATTGTATTTATCACACCGCTGTGTAATTACCTGCTCACACGTATCTACTCTTGTATTAACCTATGTATACTTCTGAGAGCAGAGATTGTATCTCATTATGCAATCAAAtaagtatttgataaaaatatACCAAACTGATTTTTGCATGCtagaaaagcaaaagggaagCTGGTTCTCactaatgttttcatttcttgaaaaCTCGTGCTTTTTAGTTGAGTTTCACAGCATGTACACAGAGGCCTGGGAAGTCGGGGTGTTCTTGGGTTCACTAGTGAATGAACATACAGGAAGCACGATTACTAAACTGTACATGTATAGCTTGGGGCTTGATGTCTATCAACATTTTGGTTTTACAGCTACTGACAAATGCTTTAGCTATGTACTGTCAGCTTTGGTTAAGTAAAATTTGTAACTAGCATATTACAATCTTCAAGACTCTCCTTTTAGAAGGTGTTCTTAATGTATTGGTTTTCATTCTctcaaataaaaaagttaaatcatTATAACTGGTAGAGACGTCACTAAATCCATATTACTTTTACTGAGTACATTACACAACTCGAGTAGACACTTAGTATAAGTAACTGTATCTAATGCATACAATATTAGACCTTTCAAGATAAAATTTCAATAGATTTGTCTgccaaaaacacaaatatttaattacataataataatattatagtCAAAAGCAGAGTACATGATGTGTAGAATGAAACAATCTCCAAGAACTTGGAGAATAGGCATATCAGAGCCATCTTAATATCACTCACAAAATGCAAAGGAGCTATGTGAAAAGAGCTTCCTGAATTAGCAATCACAAATACTAAATTACAGAATGCTTATAGAATGAGATGCTATACCACAGCCGTTAATAACACATAgaagagagtaaaaagaaaaataggtaggAGCTTTGATAGAGTGTGTAAATTCAGAACACAAATCAGGACTTTTACAAAAagctaaaatgaaattatttttactgGATAAAGTCTTCTGAACATCTCTGGGgcaaggaagagggaaagggtATTGTCCCACACAGAGTTTCTCTGgcaaaggagaaaggaggaagcaGACAAGCAGTGTGAACTCCCAAAGCACATAAATTAGAAGGCTGATAAAGTCACCATTACAACAAAACCTGTAAAAAAATTCAAGCTCATGAAACCcattatttcatatattctaCATGCATTTAAAATCAGTTCTCCCCAGAACTTTCTAAAGTCTTCCTAAAAAGTGTCTGACCATTACTTCTAAGCAAACTGCATTCCTCCAGCAGGTTAACAGATCAAACTGTGCCTGGATCTTAACAGAACAACACCTCCAGAGCAGAGCAGCCCACTCCAGTGGTGTCTAATATCTGAGGGAATGCATGTCTAGAAGACAGCAGCCCTGataaggagagggagggacataTAAATTACCTAAGTACCTAGAAACACAGCTCAACATTCTAAATTTTACATGGGAACCAAATATAAGTGATATGAATATAGAATACATGTGCTAAatcagttctcaaactttagtggaTACCAGAACTGGATGGATAAAGTCTTAAAACACAGACTGAAAGGCCCACCTtcagagtttctgactcagtaggtgTGGGGTGAGGCCTGGGACCAAGTTTCCGGGGGATACTGATGCTATCAGTCTGGACCACACGTTAAGAACCACTGTGCTGAAAGTTCCTATAGGTTCTTCCAATAAAGACTGATTCACAGCACAGCTCCCT
The DNA window shown above is from Manis javanica isolate MJ-LG chromosome 3, MJ_LKY, whole genome shotgun sequence and carries:
- the P2RY13 gene encoding P2Y purinoceptor 13, coding for MLGTMNSTVMKGFNGSERCPRDTRIAQLVFPASYTVVFVTGTVLNTMALWVFVHIPSSSTFIVYLKNTLVADLIMTLMLPFKILSDAHLGPWQLRAFVCRFSAVIFYETMYVGIILLGLIAFDRFLKIIRPFGKFFVQKPAFAKMASALVWLILFLLSLPNMILSNKEATPLSVRKCASLKGPLGLKWHQAVNYICQVIFWTVFVLMFLFYMVIAKKVYNSYRKSKSKDSKNNKKLEGKVFVVVAVFFMCFAPFHFARIPYTHSQTNSKTDCRLQNQLFIAKETTLFLAATNICMDPLIYIFLCKKFTERLPCMRGRKTTESTQENHTSQTDNITLG